In the genome of Catenovulum adriaticum, one region contains:
- a CDS encoding GMC oxidoreductase, whose translation MNPSNHETEYDVIIVGSGITGGWAAKEFSEKGFNTLVLERGPNLEHPSPKYTDMQAPWDRENRGLASEVYDDQGRYQMMKQVKPNLTNDFVNFFVDDKEHPYSYPKERPFMWIRGYQLGGRSLTWGRQVLRWGKKDFEANAKDGHGVPWPIGYDDVAPWYDYVESFIGVSANKDGLDVLPDGVFQKPWEMSAAEKHISKKLAENYNDRHLIVGRAANLTEPTAEQQKLGRGTCQARFYCRRGCTFGAYFSSNSATLPAAKKTGNLSIVTDAIVSTVDYNKATGKASGVTVIDANSKQKRSYKSRVVFLCASALDSVKILLNSKSEDFPNGIANSSGAVGHYIMDHFVGATGMAEVPGLEDRYSYGRRPIATYIPNYRHDKTDDVNFVRGYGYQTTARDRPNSGNSGKSVGIGAAVKDQAYQDKPWYFRAYMYGEMLPYYDNFATLHPTKQDKWGVPQLHIDAQIRDNERKMTHQAAKDIQEMLEVAGCKNIKVTKKSANEHIMIGDRIHEMGGACMGDDPKVSVLNKWNQTHDVPNLFITDGACMSSCATQNPSLTYMALTARAADYAAKLMTKGTL comes from the coding sequence ATGAACCCGTCTAATCATGAAACTGAGTATGATGTTATTATTGTTGGCTCTGGCATTACCGGTGGATGGGCTGCTAAAGAATTTAGTGAAAAGGGCTTTAATACGTTAGTGCTTGAGCGGGGGCCTAATCTTGAGCATCCGAGCCCAAAATATACAGATATGCAAGCACCTTGGGATCGCGAAAACCGAGGACTGGCTTCAGAAGTGTACGACGATCAAGGTCGTTATCAAATGATGAAGCAAGTTAAGCCCAACTTAACTAACGACTTTGTTAATTTTTTTGTTGATGATAAAGAGCACCCTTATTCTTATCCAAAAGAAAGACCTTTTATGTGGATAAGAGGATATCAGTTAGGTGGGCGCTCACTTACTTGGGGGCGCCAAGTATTAAGGTGGGGCAAAAAAGATTTTGAGGCTAACGCGAAAGATGGACATGGTGTGCCTTGGCCAATTGGATATGATGATGTAGCCCCTTGGTATGATTATGTTGAATCTTTTATAGGGGTGTCTGCCAACAAAGATGGGCTAGATGTTTTACCTGACGGCGTATTTCAAAAGCCGTGGGAAATGAGTGCTGCTGAAAAACATATTTCTAAAAAATTAGCTGAAAATTATAATGATCGCCATTTAATTGTCGGTCGTGCCGCTAATTTAACTGAACCGACAGCAGAACAACAAAAATTAGGACGGGGGACTTGTCAGGCCAGGTTTTATTGCAGACGAGGTTGTACTTTTGGTGCGTATTTTAGTTCTAATTCAGCGACCTTACCGGCCGCTAAAAAAACGGGTAATTTAAGCATAGTAACAGATGCGATTGTTTCGACCGTTGACTATAACAAAGCAACTGGCAAAGCCTCTGGTGTGACTGTGATTGATGCCAACAGCAAACAAAAGCGCAGCTATAAATCTAGAGTCGTTTTTTTATGCGCTTCAGCACTCGACTCAGTGAAAATTTTACTCAATTCTAAATCTGAAGATTTTCCAAATGGTATTGCCAATTCAAGCGGTGCGGTTGGGCATTATATAATGGATCATTTTGTTGGTGCCACTGGTATGGCAGAAGTACCGGGTTTAGAAGACAGATATAGTTACGGCCGCCGACCTATTGCCACTTATATACCAAACTATCGGCATGATAAAACAGATGATGTTAATTTTGTGCGAGGCTACGGCTATCAAACTACAGCCAGAGATAGACCTAATTCCGGCAACAGTGGAAAAAGCGTGGGCATAGGCGCAGCTGTTAAGGATCAGGCTTATCAGGATAAACCTTGGTATTTTAGAGCGTACATGTATGGCGAAATGTTGCCCTATTACGATAATTTCGCCACTTTACACCCCACTAAACAAGATAAATGGGGCGTGCCTCAGCTACATATTGATGCTCAAATTAGAGACAACGAACGAAAAATGACTCACCAAGCGGCTAAAGATATTCAAGAAATGCTTGAAGTTGCGGGTTGTAAAAATATCAAAGTCACGAAAAAATCAGCCAATGAACATATTATGATAGGCGATCGTATCCATGAAATGGGCGGCGCTTGTATGGGCGATGATCCAAAAGTGTCGGTGTTAAATAAATGGAATCAAACGCATGATGTACCAAATTTGTTTATTACCGATGGCGCGTGCATGTCGTCTTGTGCAACGCAAAACCCATCTTTAACTTATATGGCGTTAACAGCGCGGGCTGCTGATTATGCAGCTAAATTGATGACGAAAGGCACACTATAA
- a CDS encoding TIM barrel protein: MDRRQFISRTAAAGVTGAGLASLAACSSTELKTALENENNQHQAAGILSLAQRQQGLASFACNIEQWFRGEIPFLDRMAAAKSIGFSAVEIWNPFDKDRGRTPEIIAQRAADVGVKITSYSPHPPNFADPKNEKPFLEWLDLTISAGKTLNIPNFNLTGHKLIKGLTVEQMIENYTRVLKRVAPRLEAENMIATIEPYNPFNHKGHFMYGHEPALSICREVNSPSVKINWDFFHMQRTNGNLITHLENGFDQVAYIQLADSPDRNQPGTGEVAYGKVLTRLRELGYPGYIGAEFFPQNKNAVQAASDLAQLALNIELKAPSI, translated from the coding sequence ATGGATCGTCGACAATTTATTAGCCGCACGGCAGCCGCAGGGGTAACAGGTGCTGGTTTAGCCAGCCTTGCAGCTTGTTCTTCAACAGAGCTAAAAACAGCTTTAGAAAATGAAAATAATCAACATCAAGCCGCAGGTATTCTCTCGCTGGCGCAAAGGCAACAAGGGCTTGCTTCATTTGCTTGTAATATTGAGCAATGGTTTCGTGGTGAAATTCCTTTTTTAGACCGTATGGCAGCGGCAAAGTCTATCGGTTTTAGTGCGGTAGAAATTTGGAATCCGTTTGATAAAGATAGAGGCAGAACACCTGAAATAATTGCTCAACGCGCTGCTGATGTCGGCGTAAAAATTACCAGTTATTCTCCTCATCCCCCTAATTTTGCCGATCCTAAAAACGAAAAGCCTTTTTTAGAATGGTTAGATTTAACCATTTCAGCGGGCAAAACATTAAACATACCTAATTTTAATTTAACCGGACATAAACTGATTAAAGGTTTAACGGTTGAGCAAATGATTGAAAACTATACCCGAGTATTAAAGCGAGTGGCTCCGCGATTAGAAGCTGAAAATATGATTGCGACGATTGAGCCTTACAACCCCTTTAATCATAAAGGCCACTTTATGTATGGTCACGAACCTGCATTATCCATTTGTCGTGAGGTAAATTCACCCAGTGTAAAAATCAACTGGGATTTTTTTCACATGCAGCGCACCAATGGTAATTTAATCACGCATCTAGAGAACGGATTTGATCAAGTTGCCTATATTCAACTGGCTGATTCACCTGATAGAAACCAACCCGGTACAGGCGAAGTTGCGTATGGCAAAGTGCTCACTCGATTGAGAGAACTAGGCTACCCAGGTTACATAGGGGCTGAGTTTTTCCCACAAAATAAAAATGCAGTTCAAGCTGCATCAGACTTGGCTCAACTGGCATTGAACATTGAGCTGAAAGCGCCAAGTATTTAA
- a CDS encoding glycoside hydrolase family 88 protein, producing the protein MSLKLNKTLLSLSIIASLTACGTTQNADTQTASVSWPADNVAFCHAALDNATEQLDDFRKAYTNPKKIPTSFSEGKVHYTTPMGWTSGFVAGNFWYIYEHTKDQSWLETAKKWTHALEEQQFNRKTHDIGFIMNSTFGNGLRLTGNQSYEPILENSARTLMERYNPDIGATFSWSWGTWEFPVIIDNMMNLELLFNASIESGDQRYYDAAVSHASVTMEHHFRDDHSSYHLVNYSRETGLPKSKQTFQGIADDSSWARGQSWGAYGYTMVYRYTQDEKFLNHAKNIVEYLLNHKNMPEDLIPYFDYDAPDDANITDYRDSSAASLLASALLELADYVDDNEAKKYRQVAMRILRSLASSDYLAAKGENGHFLLKQATGNYPKDLDLNASLNYGDYYYLEALNRCKSL; encoded by the coding sequence ATGAGCTTAAAATTAAATAAAACCCTGCTTTCTTTATCTATTATTGCTTCTTTAACTGCTTGCGGTACAACTCAAAACGCAGATACTCAAACGGCTTCTGTTTCTTGGCCTGCTGATAATGTTGCGTTTTGTCACGCTGCTTTAGACAACGCAACCGAACAGTTAGATGATTTTCGTAAAGCCTATACTAACCCTAAAAAAATACCGACTTCGTTTAGCGAAGGCAAGGTGCATTATACGACACCTATGGGCTGGACGAGCGGCTTTGTGGCGGGTAACTTTTGGTATATTTATGAGCATACTAAAGATCAAAGTTGGTTAGAAACCGCCAAAAAATGGACTCACGCGTTAGAAGAGCAACAGTTTAACCGCAAAACGCATGACATTGGTTTTATTATGAATAGCACCTTTGGAAATGGATTAAGGCTAACTGGCAATCAAAGCTATGAGCCTATTTTAGAAAATTCAGCGCGAACATTAATGGAAAGATATAACCCCGATATTGGTGCGACTTTTTCGTGGAGTTGGGGCACTTGGGAATTTCCCGTTATTATCGACAATATGATGAATTTAGAGTTGTTATTTAATGCGTCAATTGAAAGCGGAGACCAAAGATATTACGATGCAGCAGTGAGCCACGCCAGTGTTACGATGGAGCATCATTTTAGAGATGATCATAGTTCTTATCATTTAGTCAATTACAGCCGTGAAACAGGTCTACCAAAGTCTAAACAAACGTTTCAGGGCATCGCCGACGATTCATCTTGGGCAAGAGGCCAATCATGGGGCGCTTATGGCTACACTATGGTTTACCGATACACACAAGACGAAAAATTCTTAAATCATGCAAAAAATATTGTTGAATATTTGCTGAACCACAAAAATATGCCTGAAGATTTAATCCCGTATTTTGATTATGACGCACCGGATGATGCCAATATTACTGATTATCGCGACTCATCTGCGGCATCTTTGTTAGCCAGTGCATTATTAGAATTAGCTGATTATGTTGATGATAATGAAGCTAAGAAATATCGTCAGGTTGCGATGAGAATATTACGAAGTTTAGCGTCGTCTGATTATTTAGCAGCTAAAGGCGAAAACGGACACTTTTTGTTGAAGCAGGCAACGGGTAATTACCCTAAAGATTTAGACTTAAATGCATCGCTTAACTATGGTGATTATTATTATTTAGAAGCGCTAAATCGTTGTAAATCTCTTTAA